The Exiguobacterium aurantiacum DSM 6208 genome includes a window with the following:
- a CDS encoding response regulator transcription factor, with product MADKTRILVVDDEERIRRLLKMYLEREQYIIDEATNGEEALRYALDGDYDVILLDLMMPKMDGIEVCTELRKSKATPVIMLTAKGEEIDRVQGFEVGADDYIVKPFSPREVVLRVKALLRRSGTTKFMRTSEKSKDLIVFPHLTIDNDAHRVTVDGEEIALTPKEYELLFFLAKQVDKVFSREQLLKEVWNYEFFGDLRTVDTHVKRLREKLNRVSPDAAQMITTVWGVGYKFEVVSE from the coding sequence ATGGCTGATAAAACAAGAATTCTAGTGGTCGACGACGAGGAAAGAATCCGTCGACTGTTAAAGATGTATCTCGAACGTGAACAGTACATCATTGATGAAGCGACGAACGGGGAAGAAGCGTTGCGCTACGCACTCGATGGGGACTACGATGTCATCTTGCTCGATTTGATGATGCCGAAGATGGACGGGATCGAAGTATGTACCGAGCTCCGGAAATCGAAAGCGACACCGGTCATCATGTTGACGGCGAAAGGCGAAGAAATAGACCGGGTTCAAGGGTTCGAGGTCGGCGCGGATGATTATATCGTCAAGCCGTTCAGTCCGCGTGAAGTCGTGTTGCGCGTCAAAGCACTCCTCCGACGCTCAGGGACGACGAAATTTATGCGCACATCTGAAAAGTCGAAAGACTTGATCGTGTTCCCGCATTTGACGATTGATAACGATGCGCACCGTGTCACCGTCGACGGAGAAGAGATCGCACTCACGCCAAAAGAGTATGAGTTGTTGTTCTTCCTCGCCAAACAAGTCGATAAAGTGTTTTCACGCGAGCAACTTTTAAAAGAAGTGTGGAACTATGAATTCTTTGGAGACCTTCGGACGGTCGATACGCACGTGAAGCGCCTTCGCGAGAAGTTGAACCGCGTCTCGCCAGATGCGGCCCAAATGATCACGACGGTATGGGGCGTCGGCTACAAGTTCGAAGTCGTCAGTGAGTGA
- a CDS encoding ATP-binding protein produces the protein MVRRNSIVTKLWLTILVLVSLVLFIVSVLMLEFFNSFHIDQERGHLAKLGGQVQSVLLQEGDASRTVDQIIEVYGANYILENGSVRSNFGTEVDGLMTELGRQAWEPYQSVGETAIGNFSSFDDQAALAYRTTFTLETGEYTLYLIEPLDAISSANEGARTIIFWTVASAIIATTVFAFFLSTRITAPLREMRDAVNKTAEGQFDLRLEQRTHDEIGQLAGSFNAMSSQLATYVNALDRERLQLASILRSMADGVITLDRHANVILTNPQADPLFIDGQPHDVVLSLYKDVVDGAPEKTIEVKRDEHYYTLTVTPLLGEEDFEGAVVVIRDTTESHRLDKMRTDFVANVSHELRTPLVTLQGYSEAIIDGMTESDDATKEFASIIYDESLRLARLVNDLLDLARIESGKETMQFTELDFGEFLPRVMRKFKQMANEKGIVLETTAPNRFIEADGDRLEQVFTNLIGNAIAHTDSGTIRLDAVAEPEEVVIRLTDTGSGIPKEDLPFVFERFYKADKARTSGGKTGTGIGLAIVKNVVDAHHGTVAVSSVLGEGTTFTIRLPYVQPDT, from the coding sequence ATGGTTCGCCGCAATAGCATCGTCACGAAACTATGGCTGACGATTCTTGTTCTCGTCAGCCTCGTCTTGTTCATCGTTTCCGTCCTTATGCTCGAGTTTTTCAACTCGTTCCATATCGACCAGGAGCGGGGACACTTGGCCAAGCTCGGTGGACAAGTCCAGTCCGTCCTGCTTCAAGAAGGGGATGCGTCTCGGACGGTCGACCAAATCATCGAGGTGTACGGCGCAAACTATATATTAGAGAACGGTTCCGTCCGCTCCAACTTCGGAACGGAAGTCGACGGATTGATGACGGAGCTTGGACGCCAAGCGTGGGAGCCATATCAGTCGGTCGGTGAGACCGCGATCGGGAACTTCTCTTCATTCGACGACCAAGCCGCCTTGGCGTATCGGACGACGTTCACACTCGAGACGGGCGAGTACACGCTCTACTTGATTGAGCCGCTCGATGCGATCTCAAGTGCGAACGAGGGCGCTCGGACGATCATCTTTTGGACGGTCGCCTCGGCGATCATTGCGACGACCGTGTTCGCTTTCTTCTTGTCGACCCGTATCACGGCACCTCTCCGCGAGATGCGTGATGCCGTCAACAAGACGGCCGAAGGTCAATTCGATTTGCGGCTCGAACAACGGACGCACGACGAAATCGGTCAACTAGCAGGTTCGTTCAATGCGATGAGCAGTCAACTCGCGACGTACGTCAACGCGCTCGATCGAGAGCGGCTCCAACTCGCCTCGATTTTACGCTCGATGGCGGACGGCGTCATCACGCTCGACCGCCACGCGAACGTCATCTTGACGAACCCGCAGGCCGACCCGTTGTTCATCGACGGACAACCGCATGACGTCGTTTTGTCACTTTACAAAGACGTTGTCGATGGGGCGCCGGAGAAGACGATCGAAGTGAAACGGGATGAACATTACTACACGTTGACCGTCACCCCGCTCCTCGGCGAGGAAGATTTCGAAGGGGCCGTCGTCGTCATTCGGGACACGACCGAGAGCCACCGCCTTGACAAGATGCGGACCGACTTCGTGGCGAACGTCAGTCATGAATTACGGACGCCGCTCGTGACGCTGCAAGGTTACTCGGAGGCGATCATCGACGGGATGACCGAGAGCGACGACGCGACGAAAGAGTTCGCATCGATCATCTATGACGAGTCGCTCCGGTTGGCGCGTCTTGTCAACGATTTGCTCGACTTGGCCCGGATCGAGTCCGGCAAAGAGACGATGCAGTTCACGGAGCTCGACTTCGGTGAATTTTTACCACGCGTCATGCGCAAGTTCAAACAGATGGCAAACGAAAAAGGAATCGTGCTCGAAACGACCGCACCGAACCGATTCATCGAGGCGGACGGCGATCGCCTCGAGCAAGTGTTCACGAACTTGATCGGAAACGCCATCGCCCATACGGACAGCGGTACGATCCGACTCGACGCCGTCGCAGAACCGGAAGAAGTCGTGATTCGACTGACCGACACGGGCAGTGGTATTCCGAAAGAAGACTTGCCGTTCGTGTTCGAACGATTCTACAAAGCTGACAAGGCACGTACGAGCGGCGGCAAGACGGGGACGGGGATCGGACTCGCCATCGTCAAGAACGTCGTCGATGCCCATCACGGGACGGTCGCCGTCTCGAGTGTGCTCGGCGAAGGGACGACGTTCACGATTCGCCTCCCGTACGTCCAACCAGACACATAA
- a CDS encoding cob(I)yrinic acid a,c-diamide adenosyltransferase — protein MRLYTRGGDQGETSLIGGRVSKVHPQIEAMGLLDELNSHIGLALAHQTDETLRTQLTKIQHDLFDLGSELMHQNEPPKQVDLVIVTELETWIDELEPNCPPLRRFILPGGSVAAASLHVARTVCRRVERELVEIEAATRQLPYFNRLSDYLFTAARYANVKAGVPDQEYARGADVFKQKKKKE, from the coding sequence ATGAGACTGTACACACGTGGAGGAGACCAAGGAGAGACGTCGCTCATCGGCGGACGTGTCTCCAAAGTTCATCCTCAAATCGAGGCGATGGGATTGCTTGATGAATTGAACAGTCACATCGGACTCGCCTTGGCCCATCAGACCGACGAGACGCTCCGGACACAACTGACGAAAATTCAACACGACTTGTTCGACCTCGGTTCAGAGCTCATGCATCAGAACGAACCACCAAAACAAGTCGACCTGGTCATTGTCACCGAGCTCGAGACATGGATTGATGAACTCGAGCCGAACTGCCCGCCGTTGCGGCGTTTCATCTTGCCGGGAGGGAGTGTCGCCGCGGCGAGCTTGCATGTGGCCCGTACCGTTTGCCGCCGTGTCGAACGTGAACTCGTCGAAATCGAGGCCGCCACTCGTCAGCTGCCTTACTTCAACCGGTTGAGCGATTATTTGTTCACCGCGGCCCGTTACGCCAACGTCAAAGCCGGCGTACCTGACCAAGAATATGCCCGCGGCGCGGATGTGTTCAAACAGAAAAAGAAAAAGGAGTAG
- the yfmF gene encoding EF-P 5-aminopentanol modification-associated protein YfmF produces the protein MKGIEQFREKLHYSVYPTDKFKTTTCLVSFSAPLSTETIADRALLPYIMEKSTEAYPSIELFHTPLEELYDAALYAGASKVGKEHVIQFQLEVVSDGLVGEPVLSRAIKLLEEVLLRPNAYDGAFQPLIVEQELRLQRQRIESVYDDKMRFAQQRLQELLGGELAIPSLGTLDQLDAVTPRSLYAAYESMIRHDRIDVYVVGDVDRAQVTEAFAPLETLGEPFERAYPEPVAREFQRLEEEQAINQSKLHLAYAVDVDPKSEDAVRMQVFNGLFGGFPHSKLFMNVREKESLAYYAASQYSSLSRMLFVYAGIDASNQAKTEQIIDAQLADLKAGRFDDMTLEQTKEMLYHQRRQLGDNPRQLIAWMSGSDIRPFSLEEEMTIIERTTRDDVAALANRLELTAVYCLKGGTA, from the coding sequence ATGAAAGGCATCGAACAGTTCCGCGAAAAGCTTCACTATTCGGTCTACCCGACCGACAAGTTCAAGACGACGACGTGTCTCGTCTCATTCTCGGCCCCGTTGTCGACAGAGACGATCGCTGATCGTGCGCTCTTGCCATATATCATGGAGAAATCGACGGAAGCTTATCCGTCCATTGAGTTGTTTCACACACCGCTAGAAGAACTGTACGACGCGGCGTTGTACGCCGGAGCGTCCAAAGTCGGAAAAGAACATGTCATCCAGTTTCAGCTCGAAGTCGTCAGTGACGGCCTTGTCGGTGAACCGGTGTTGTCACGTGCAATCAAATTGCTAGAGGAAGTCTTGCTTCGACCGAATGCGTATGATGGAGCGTTTCAACCGCTGATTGTCGAGCAAGAGTTGCGGTTGCAGCGGCAACGCATCGAATCGGTCTATGACGACAAGATGCGCTTCGCCCAACAACGGCTTCAAGAGTTGCTCGGCGGCGAGCTCGCCATTCCATCACTCGGTACGCTCGACCAATTGGACGCGGTGACCCCGCGCTCCTTGTATGCCGCGTACGAGTCGATGATTCGACATGATCGCATCGACGTATACGTCGTCGGTGACGTCGACCGTGCTCAGGTGACCGAGGCGTTCGCACCGCTTGAGACACTCGGTGAGCCGTTCGAACGAGCCTATCCAGAACCGGTGGCACGCGAGTTCCAACGGCTCGAGGAAGAGCAGGCGATCAATCAGAGCAAACTTCATCTCGCCTATGCGGTCGATGTCGACCCGAAAAGCGAAGATGCGGTCCGGATGCAAGTGTTCAATGGTTTATTTGGCGGTTTTCCGCACTCGAAGCTGTTCATGAACGTCCGTGAGAAAGAGAGTCTGGCCTACTACGCCGCGTCTCAATATAGCTCACTCAGCCGGATGTTATTCGTCTACGCCGGGATCGACGCCTCGAATCAAGCGAAAACCGAACAGATCATCGACGCCCAGCTCGCTGATTTGAAAGCGGGTCGTTTCGATGACATGACACTTGAACAGACGAAAGAGATGTTATACCATCAACGCCGCCAGCTCGGCGACAACCCGCGTCAACTGATCGCTTGGATGAGCGGCTCGGACATCCGTCCGTTCTCACTCGAAGAAGAGATGACGATCATTGAACGGACGACGCGTGATGATGTCGCGGCATTGGCGAACCGTCTCGAATTGACGGCCGTTTATTGTTTAAAGGGGGGGACGGCATGA
- the yfmH gene encoding EF-P 5-aminopentanol modification-associated protein YfmH: MKIDFPYVGETLHHTVLENGLTIYLLKKTGYEKTYATFTTKYGSIDRRFKTEDWVEVPDGIAHFLEHKMFEKEDGDVFQKFGQLGASANAFTSFTRTAYLFGATSNVEANLTTLLDFVQTPYFTEASVEKEKGIIGQEIQMYQDNPGWRLYFGLIEAMYAEHPVKIDIAGTIESIGHITTDDLYACHRAFYHPSNMVLFVVGNIDPDAVLEQVKANQAAKTFEAPVLQARERVEEPTSVKSTQRIIEMDVSVPKVMIGYKDIPRAGADGMKQELAVELLMHALFDTTAPLYAELYAEGLIDDAFSFDYTSEETFAFAVLSMETPHVDSFVSRMTTALERPLVLDETTLERKKRMMKGQFLKALNSPEFIANQFSRYALNGGNMFELPELLDAITLDDLYAAYDRLFQADRRTVCIVKKP, from the coding sequence ATGAAGATAGACTTTCCATACGTCGGTGAAACGTTACACCACACCGTGCTAGAGAACGGATTGACGATCTATTTATTGAAGAAAACCGGATATGAGAAGACGTACGCCACGTTCACGACGAAATACGGTTCGATTGACCGTCGCTTCAAGACGGAAGACTGGGTCGAGGTACCGGACGGGATCGCGCACTTCCTAGAACATAAGATGTTCGAGAAGGAAGATGGTGACGTCTTCCAAAAGTTCGGTCAACTCGGTGCGTCGGCGAACGCGTTCACATCGTTCACCCGGACGGCTTATTTGTTCGGGGCGACGTCGAACGTCGAGGCGAACTTGACGACGTTGCTCGATTTCGTCCAGACGCCCTACTTCACCGAGGCGTCGGTCGAGAAAGAAAAAGGCATCATCGGTCAAGAGATTCAAATGTATCAAGACAATCCCGGGTGGCGTCTTTATTTCGGGTTGATCGAGGCGATGTACGCCGAACACCCGGTGAAGATTGATATCGCCGGCACGATCGAATCGATCGGTCACATTACGACCGACGACTTGTACGCCTGTCACCGTGCGTTTTACCACCCGAGCAACATGGTCCTCTTCGTCGTCGGGAACATCGACCCGGATGCCGTACTCGAACAAGTGAAGGCGAACCAAGCCGCGAAGACGTTCGAAGCACCGGTGCTTCAAGCGCGTGAACGAGTCGAAGAGCCGACGAGCGTCAAGTCGACACAACGGATCATCGAGATGGACGTCTCGGTGCCGAAAGTGATGATCGGCTACAAAGACATTCCCCGCGCCGGAGCGGACGGAATGAAGCAAGAACTCGCCGTCGAGCTGCTCATGCACGCCTTGTTCGACACGACGGCCCCACTGTACGCGGAACTTTACGCCGAGGGCTTGATTGACGACGCGTTCTCGTTCGATTACACGTCGGAAGAGACGTTCGCGTTTGCCGTCTTGTCGATGGAGACGCCACACGTCGATTCGTTCGTCTCGCGGATGACGACCGCACTTGAGCGCCCGCTCGTCCTTGACGAGACGACGCTTGAACGCAAGAAGCGCATGATGAAAGGTCAGTTCTTGAAAGCACTCAACTCACCGGAATTCATCGCCAATCAATTTTCTCGATACGCGCTGAACGGCGGCAACATGTTCGAGCTGCCTGAGTTGCTCGATGCGATTACCCTTGATGACTTGTATGCTGCGTACGACCGGTTGTTCCAAGCGGACAGACGGACCGTCTGTATCGTCAAAAAACCGTGA
- the ymfI gene encoding elongation factor P 5-aminopentanone reductase, translated as MKTLITGASGAIGQAVAKSFRDDTLILQANRNGAALESFVKAERLDARVDTCDLEDEDAVETWMTSIDRLDRLVYVAGNHVHGLVVDQPIHDLDRLYRVHVRALARLVQRAVEAKPYDRPLDIVVVSSVWGEVGAAGEVFYSTVKAAQLGFVKSFAREAGPFRVRINAVTPGWIDTPMNDTVEETKDEAVEEIPLGRLGHVDEVAKTIRFLCSEDASYMTGAVLRIDGGWQ; from the coding sequence GTGAAGACGCTCATCACCGGGGCGAGCGGTGCGATTGGACAAGCGGTCGCAAAATCGTTTCGCGATGACACGCTCATCTTACAGGCGAACCGAAATGGCGCCGCGCTCGAGTCGTTCGTGAAAGCGGAACGTCTCGATGCCCGTGTCGACACGTGCGACCTTGAGGACGAAGATGCTGTCGAAACGTGGATGACGTCAATCGACCGTCTCGACCGTCTCGTCTACGTCGCAGGGAACCACGTCCACGGCCTCGTCGTCGACCAACCGATTCACGATCTCGACCGCCTATACCGTGTCCACGTCCGTGCACTCGCACGCCTCGTTCAACGAGCTGTCGAAGCGAAACCGTATGATCGCCCGCTCGACATCGTCGTCGTCTCGAGCGTATGGGGCGAGGTCGGGGCCGCTGGAGAAGTGTTTTACTCGACGGTGAAAGCGGCGCAGCTCGGCTTCGTCAAGTCGTTCGCCCGCGAGGCCGGTCCGTTTCGGGTGCGCATCAACGCCGTCACCCCGGGCTGGATAGATACGCCGATGAATGATACGGTAGAAGAGACGAAAGACGAGGCCGTCGAGGAGATCCCGCTCGGCCGGCTCGGTCATGTCGACGAAGTGGCGAAGACGATCCGGTTTCTCTGTTCGGAAGATGCCTCCTATATGACCGGTGCCGTCCTTCGCATCGACGGAGGTTGGCAGTGA
- a CDS encoding YmfK family protein: MDHKFEEWYLEYELCQNRPGILGDIASLMGMLQISIVTINGVDLQRRGMLLKAPAADHVHRLEHILRKMEAIAVIKLRRPKLRDRIAIRHGRYIEHDNDDKKTFRFVREDLGVLVDFVAELMKEERHLLIGVRGNPRVGKTESIVAASVCANKRWLFLSSTLMKQTVRTSLFEEEREGDHVYIIDGAVSTRTMDERHRQLIREVMRLPAVKVIEHPDLYVRNTDCVFEDFDYIIELRNNQDEVIIIPQETHREAEWFE, encoded by the coding sequence ATGGATCATAAGTTCGAAGAATGGTATCTCGAGTATGAACTTTGCCAAAATCGGCCCGGTATCCTCGGTGATATCGCTTCGCTGATGGGAATGCTCCAAATTTCAATCGTGACGATCAACGGTGTCGACTTGCAACGCCGTGGGATGCTCTTGAAAGCCCCTGCCGCCGACCACGTCCATCGGCTCGAACATATCCTTCGAAAAATGGAGGCAATTGCCGTCATCAAGTTACGGCGACCGAAACTACGGGACCGCATCGCGATTCGGCATGGACGATATATCGAACACGACAACGACGATAAAAAGACGTTTCGGTTCGTACGTGAAGATTTAGGTGTGCTCGTCGACTTCGTCGCCGAACTGATGAAAGAAGAGCGGCACTTGTTGATCGGCGTCCGCGGCAATCCTCGTGTCGGCAAGACCGAATCGATTGTGGCCGCGAGCGTGTGTGCGAACAAACGATGGTTGTTCTTATCGTCGACGCTCATGAAGCAGACGGTACGGACGTCTTTATTCGAAGAAGAACGAGAAGGCGATCACGTCTACATAATCGACGGCGCCGTCTCGACACGGACGATGGATGAGCGGCACCGCCAACTGATTCGAGAAGTCATGCGTCTGCCGGCCGTCAAAGTGATTGAACATCCTGACCTATACGTCCGGAACACCGATTGCGTGTTCGAGGACTTTGACTATATTATCGAGCTGCGCAACAATCAAGATGAAGTGATCATCATCCCGCAAGAGACGCATCGTGAAGCAGAATGGTTTGAATAA
- a CDS encoding helix-turn-helix domain-containing protein, with protein MKQRREASGLTLDQIQQTTKIQKRYIIAIEEGDYKNLPGSFYARAFIKTYAESLGLDVDELYETYAKDLPKIEPQPTVQLSRKQTYSKASETSSRVSRWVPKVMLVLVAFLLMTAVWYVVKNLNFGEQDASPVEPPSSGVTINQNEDVPEEEPVEEEPVEEEPVEEEPQEETGPIAVTETNGADLVYEIATADKLTTEIHVKDSPATYVGVRDTSLEGPFLAPEYPNQSKQNPIVIEDAETDTLRIRIGLIGGVEKIVVNGRELELADSPVTQNIFVKRVDAE; from the coding sequence TTGAAACAAAGGCGTGAGGCGAGCGGTCTGACGCTCGACCAAATCCAGCAAACGACGAAGATTCAAAAGCGCTATATCATCGCGATCGAGGAAGGTGATTATAAAAATCTCCCTGGTTCGTTCTACGCACGGGCGTTCATCAAGACGTACGCCGAGTCGCTCGGCCTAGACGTCGACGAGCTGTATGAGACGTACGCGAAAGATTTGCCGAAGATCGAGCCGCAACCGACCGTGCAGTTGTCACGGAAACAGACGTATTCGAAAGCGTCTGAGACGTCGAGTCGCGTGTCGAGGTGGGTACCGAAAGTCATGCTCGTCCTCGTCGCCTTCTTGCTCATGACGGCCGTCTGGTATGTCGTGAAGAACCTCAACTTCGGAGAACAAGACGCTTCGCCAGTCGAGCCGCCAAGTTCTGGCGTGACGATCAATCAGAACGAAGATGTCCCAGAAGAAGAACCCGTCGAAGAAGAACCGGTTGAAGAAGAACCGGTCGAGGAAGAACCACAAGAAGAGACCGGACCGATCGCGGTCACGGAAACGAACGGTGCCGATCTCGTGTATGAGATCGCGACAGCTGACAAGCTCACGACCGAGATTCACGTGAAGGATTCTCCGGCGACGTACGTCGGTGTCCGGGATACATCGCTCGAAGGACCGTTTCTCGCACCGGAATATCCTAACCAATCGAAACAAAACCCGATCGTCATCGAAGATGCAGAGACCGATACGCTCCGCATCCGCATCGGGTTGATCGGCGGCGTTGAGAAGATCGTCGTCAACGGGCGCGAACTCGAACTTGCCGATTCACCGGTCACACAAAATATTTTTGTAAAGAGAGTCGACGCTGAATAA
- the pgsA gene encoding CDP-diacylglycerol--glycerol-3-phosphate 3-phosphatidyltransferase gives MNLPNRLTMLRVILIPVFVVLLAVDFEWGDIAFLGAEVPLHQFLAAIVFTIAAITDWLDGHLARKHNLVTNFGKFMDPLADKLLVTAALVLLVEMNLVAAWVVVVILSREFAVTGLRLVAADEGIVVAAGKSGKAKTWVQLFAIIFLLFGNPIFSYVGIPFGEWAMWLALVLTIYSGAEYFAQNYKIIVKSM, from the coding sequence ATGAACCTACCTAACCGCTTGACGATGCTCCGGGTCATTCTCATTCCCGTGTTCGTCGTCTTGCTCGCTGTAGACTTTGAGTGGGGAGACATCGCTTTCCTCGGAGCGGAAGTGCCGCTCCATCAATTTTTAGCCGCGATCGTCTTCACGATCGCCGCGATCACCGATTGGCTCGATGGTCATTTGGCCAGAAAGCACAACTTAGTGACGAACTTTGGGAAGTTCATGGATCCGCTCGCGGATAAACTGCTCGTCACGGCGGCGCTCGTCTTGCTCGTCGAGATGAATCTTGTCGCGGCCTGGGTCGTCGTCGTCATCTTGTCACGCGAATTCGCCGTGACCGGGCTTCGACTCGTCGCAGCCGATGAAGGCATCGTCGTCGCGGCCGGCAAATCCGGAAAAGCAAAGACGTGGGTCCAATTGTTCGCCATCATCTTCTTGCTGTTCGGCAATCCAATTTTCAGCTATGTCGGGATTCCGTTCGGAGAGTGGGCGATGTGGCTCGCTCTTGTGTTGACGATCTACTCGGGCGCCGAGTATTTTGCACAAAATTATAAGATCATTGTAAAATCGATGTGA
- a CDS encoding competence/damage-inducible protein A encodes MQRTEIIAVGSELLLGEITNTNARYLSLQLSKYGLPVMYHIVVGDNPSRLEETFATARRRSDLVIVTGGLGPTNDDITKTVLAELLDRPLVRDRDALHTIERFVASRGREMNEGDARQADVVEGSEVLSNPVGLAPGMWLEEDGTTWLLLPGVPREMEAIVAATFPHKFSGATLVSESLRFYEIGESALDAAVSDLTNGSNPTVAPYAEAGEARLRVSARAETEVEARRMIADVKRELLNRVGTYYFGSDEDTVAAALLRELDRRQSTLSVAESLTGGRVQSMLTAVPGASNVFRGGVVTYSDELKNRCLGVSLATIESHTVVSKEVASEMIQGLIRLTDTDYGLAFTGEAGPVSSSGQAVGTVFIGVKSKNGIEVLERVYPHQERHVIQDRAAKDGMWALLQRLKKGE; translated from the coding sequence GTGCAACGGACCGAAATCATTGCGGTAGGTTCTGAACTTCTGTTAGGCGAAATCACGAACACGAACGCCCGTTACTTGTCACTTCAATTGTCGAAATACGGGTTGCCGGTCATGTATCATATAGTCGTCGGAGATAATCCATCGCGACTCGAGGAGACGTTCGCCACGGCGAGACGACGGAGTGACCTCGTCATCGTAACCGGGGGGCTCGGCCCGACGAACGATGATATCACGAAGACGGTGCTCGCCGAACTTCTCGACCGTCCGCTCGTCCGGGACCGTGACGCGTTACATACGATCGAACGGTTCGTCGCCTCACGGGGAAGGGAGATGAACGAAGGCGATGCGCGTCAAGCGGATGTCGTCGAAGGTTCGGAAGTGCTCTCAAACCCGGTCGGTCTCGCCCCTGGCATGTGGCTCGAGGAGGATGGGACGACGTGGCTTCTTCTTCCGGGTGTGCCGCGCGAGATGGAAGCGATCGTCGCCGCGACGTTCCCTCACAAATTCTCAGGGGCGACGCTCGTCTCCGAGTCGTTACGTTTTTATGAGATCGGGGAGTCGGCGCTCGATGCGGCCGTATCAGATTTGACGAACGGCTCTAATCCGACCGTCGCACCGTACGCCGAGGCCGGGGAGGCGAGGCTTAGGGTGAGCGCGCGCGCCGAGACGGAAGTCGAGGCGAGACGGATGATCGCCGACGTCAAACGGGAGCTCCTAAACCGTGTCGGCACCTATTATTTTGGATCGGATGAGGATACGGTGGCAGCCGCGTTGCTTCGCGAACTCGACCGACGGCAGTCCACGTTGTCCGTCGCCGAGTCGCTGACGGGCGGACGAGTCCAATCGATGCTCACCGCCGTCCCGGGTGCCTCGAACGTGTTTCGGGGTGGCGTCGTCACGTATTCCGACGAGCTAAAAAATAGGTGTTTAGGGGTGTCTCTTGCTACAATTGAGTCACACACGGTCGTCTCAAAAGAAGTAGCTTCTGAAATGATTCAAGGACTCATCCGTCTGACCGACACCGACTACGGACTGGCCTTCACCGGAGAGGCAGGCCCTGTCTCAAGTTCAGGCCAAGCGGTCGGGACGGTATTCATCGGTGTGAAATCGAAGAACGGGATCGAAGTGCTCGAGCGTGTCTACCCGCATCAAGAGCGGCACGTCATTCAAGACCGGGCCGCGAAGGACGGCATGTGGGCACTTCTACAGCGACTGAAAAAAGGCGAATAA